The DNA region GTCACGGCCATCGCGGCGGCGACCACCGCGCTGGCGTCGCTCGCGGTCTGGGTCACGCTCTCGATGAGGATGCTCGGCCCGGCGGTGGTCCTGGGTGCGGCGTCCGCCTGCTTCACCGGGATCTCCCCCGACGCCCGGCGCTCGCGACGCGGGCGGGTCAGCTCGCCCGAGGTCGACGCCCCGGCCCCCGAGGCCTCGCCCTCGACGGCGTCCTCCTCTGGCCGCGCCTTGGCCTCGGCCTTCGTCTCCGCGGTCGCCTTCGCTTTGGCCTCGGCCTCCGTCTTGGCCTCGGCCTCCGCCTGGACCTTCGCCGCTTCCTCTGCCCGCACGGCGACCTCCGCCGTGGCCTTCGCGTCCTCCTCGGCCTTCGCCTTCGCGACTTCCTTGGCCTTCGCCTCTGCGTCCTCCGCGGCCTTCGCCTTGGCCGCTTCCTCCGCCTTGGCCTTCGCCTTCGCGTCTTCTTCCGCCTCGGCCTTCGCCTTGGCCTTCGCATCTTCCTCGGTCTTCGCCTTCGCGTCTGCCTCCGCCTTCGCCTCGGCCTTCGCCTTCGCGTCTGCCTCCGCCTTGGCCTTGGCCTTCGCATCTTCCTCGGCCTTGGCCTTGGCCTCTTCCTCGGCCTTGGCCTTCGCCTCTTGCTCCGCCTTGGCCTTCGCATCTTCCTCGGCCTTGGCCTTGGCCTTCGCCTCTTCCTCGGCCTTGGCCTTCGCCTTCGCCTTCGCCTCTTCCTCGGCCTTGGCCTCTTCCTCGGCCTTCGCCTTCGCCTCTTCCTCGGCCTTGGCCTTCTTCGCCTCTTCCTCGGCCTCGGCCTTCGCCTTCGCCTCTTCCTCGGCCTTCGCCTTCGCCTCTTCCTCGGCCTTCGCCTTCGCCTCCGCCTCGGCCTTCGCCTTCGCCTCTTCCTCGGCCTTGGCCTTCGCCTGGACGGCCGCCGCAGCCGCGGCCGCCGCGGCGTCCTCGCGCTCCTCGGCCTCGAACCCCGACAGATCGATCGTCGGCCCGCTGCCGGGGAAGAGCCGGTCGCGCTCGCCCGCGTCGGTGAGCGTCTCGAGCTTCTCCCGCGACTCGTCCCGCGACGCCCGGGGGCTGATCTCGCCGGCGAGGATGGCCGACGGCACCACCGGCGACAGCGCGCCGGTGTCCATGCCGATCGTCCGCGGCACCAGCGCGGCCCAGTCGACCTCGACGATCGCGTGGCCGCGCGGCTCGGTCGGACGCTTGCCCTTCTTGCCGCCCTTGCCCTTGCTCTTGCCGCCCCCGACCTTCTCCGAGCCCTCGCGCAGGATCGGCGTCGCGACGACGCCGGCGCCGCCGACCAGCCACTCCTCGAGGGCCAGCATCGCGCGGTGCGGCGTGCGCGGTCGCCCGGCCTCGCGTCGGCGCAGGATGCCGACCTGGGCCGCGCGCTCGGCGATGCGCAGCGTCTCGAACACCCGGTACGGGCTATCCTCGAGCGCGTCGGCCACCGTGCGGTGGCCGTCGAACAACCGCAGCACGCCGTGCACCTCGGTCGGCAAGGCCTTCGAGTAGACCTTCATGACCTCGCCGTCGTGCTCGTAGACCGCGGCCGGCGACAGCACGCCCGAGGCGGCGCGCAGATCGATCAGGAAGCGCTCGGCGCCGACCAGCAGCTCGTCGGAGCTCATCGGGATCTGCTGGCGCCGCACGACCAGCTCGTTGCGCAGCTCGAACCGGGCCTCGGTCCACAGGAGCAGCTGGTGCAGCGCGCCCTGCCCGTGGAGCCCGCCGACCTGCGCCGAGGTGACCTCGCCCTCGAAGAACCGGATCTCGCCGCGCCGCAGCCCGCGCAGCATCAGCAGCGTCCCGGTCGCGCCGATCGCCGCCAGCGCGCGCACCAGGTAGAACACGCCGAAGCTGTCCCCGAGATCGCCGTCCATCACCGAGCGGTTGCCCGGGCGCCGGCCGGCCAGGATCCGGCCGATCGTGACGACGTCGCGCACGAACGCCGGCCCGGTCATGACCGCGGTCGCGCCGGCCGACAGCGCCTGCTCACGCGAGACGCCGTTGCCGACGTAGAGGACCGGCGGCGCGCCGCGCGTGGCGCCGGCGGCGACGAGCCGCACGAGCATGTCGCGGGCCGCCTCGGCGCCCGCGGCGCCGGCGATCACGACGGCGGCGTGCTCGAGATCGGGCAGCACCGCCTCCACGTCGCCCGCGACCACCGGCATGCCCTCGCGCTCGAACCCCAGCCGCACGCCGTCGGCTGCGCGCGGATCGCCATGGACCACGATGACTTTGGGAGTATCGGTCATGACCTCGGAAACCGGCCTGGAGTATAACCACGGGGCCGGCGACCGCACTCGGGTTCGCGCGCAAAACCACCGCCGTCCGTCGACGACCCCCGTGCTCACCCTCGAGATCATCAGCGGCACCTCGCCCCGGCCCAGCTACGAGCTCGCGGCCGCGGTCGTGACCCTCGGTCGAGCCACCACCAACACCGTGATGGTGACCGACTACCACCTGTCGGGTGAACACGCCCAGCTCGTCCGCGACGGCGCCGGCTACCGCTTCCGCGACCTGCGCTCGACCAACGGCTCGGCGGTCGAGCGCGCCGGCGTCCGGACCACCGTCGACGGCAAGATCGGGCACGAGCTGGCGCTGGCGCCCGGCGACCTCCTGCTCCTGGGCGATCCCAAGAGCCCCGTCGTCATCCGGGTCGGGTTCGCCGAGACCGCGGCCGAGGAGCCGTCCGCTGGCGACGACGAGCTGGCCGATCGCCTGATCGCGTCGCGCTCGATCATCGACCTGCCGGCCGTGCGCGATCAGATCGAGCACGATCCCGGCAGCGCGCTGCGCATCTACAAGGCGCTGCAGCCCCTGTCGGGCCGGCTCGAGCACGCCGCGGTGCTCGAGGCCATCACCGAGGCCACGTTCGAGATCCTGACCCGCGCGACCCACGTGACGATCCTGCTGCGGTCCGAGGCCGACAAGGATCGCTTCACCCTGGCGACCCAGCGCGCCCGGCACGAGCAGCGCCCGAGCGACCCCGGCATCGATCCGATCCGCGCCAGCCGCGCGATCCTGCGTCGGGTGCTCACCGACCGCGCCGCGATCCTCACCGCCGACGCCCAGCACGAGATCTCGTCGTCCGAATCGATCATGGGCGGCCACATCAAGAGCGTGATCGCGGTGCCGCTGTGGCGCGGCGACGAGATCACCGGCCTGCTCGAGGCCGACCACCGCCAGGCCGCGGGCATGTTCGACGAGGGCGACCTCGAGGCGGCGCTCTTGATCGGCGCCCAGGCGGCGCTGGCGCTCGACAACGCCGGGCTGGTGTCGCGCCTCAAGCTGGCCGAGGAGCGCGCCCGGGGCGAGAACACCTACCTGAAGAAGCGCGAGGAGCGGCAGCGCTTCCCCAACATCATCGGCGACTCGCCGGCGATGCGGGCGGTGTTCAACCAGCTCGACAAGGTCATCGACACCCGCGCCACGGTCTGCATCGACGGCGAGACCGGCACCGGCAAGGAGCTGATCGCCTCGGCCATCCACTACAAGTCGGGCCGCAAGGACAAGATGTTCGTGGCCCAGAACTGCGCCGCGCTGCCGGAGAACCTGCTCGAGAGCGAGCTGTTCGGGCACAAGCGCGGCGCGTTCACCTCGGCGGACGCCGACAAGAAGGGCCTGTTCGAGATCGCCGACGGCGGGACGCTGTTCCTCGACGAGATGGGCGAGATGCCGCTGGCGCTGCAGGCCAAGCTCTTGCGGGTGCTGCAGGAGGGCACGATCCGCGCGGTCGGCGCCACCAGCGAGAAGCAGGTCGACGTCCGGATCCTGTGCGCGACCAACCGTGACCTCGCCGCCGAGGTCGAGAAGGGCCGGTTCCGCCAGGACCTCTACTACCGCCTGATGGTGTTCCCGATCCGGCTGCCGCCGCTGCGCGAGCGCAAGGAGGATATCCCGGCCCTGGCCCGTCACTTCCTGGCCCGCTACGCCGAGGAGTATCGGGTCGAGCTGACCGGGTTCACGCCCGAGGCGCTCGACGCGCTCACCACCTACGGCTGGCCCGGCAACATCCGCGAGCTCGAGAACGAGGTCCAGCGGGTCGTGATCCAGGCCGAGCCCGGCGTGCCCATCGAGGCCACGGATCTGTCGCCGCGGCTGCGCAAGATCGAGGGCACGGTCGCCAAGGCCCAGCCCAAGAAGGGCACGCTGCGCGAGATGATGGATCAGGTCGAGCGCTGGCTGATCACCGAGGCGCTCCGCGATCACAACGGCAACAAGACCCGGACCGCGGTGACGCTCGGCATCACCCGCGAGGGCCTGCACAAGAAGCTCGACAAGCTCGGCCTGTAGCGGCCCGGGCGCGCCAGGCCGACGGGCCGCGCGCCGATGACGGTCACCGTCACGGCGGGTCGTCGGGATCGGCCTGCATCGTGACGCGCGCGAGGCCGGCGCCGCGCAGCAGATCGAGCACCTCGACCACGCGCGCGTACGGCAGGTCCGACGACGACCGCACCATCGCCTCGGCGGTGTCGTCGGCCCGCGCGCGCGCCCGGGCCAGGTCGCGCAGCTCGTCGTCGGCGTACCAGGTCCCCGCGACGACCGCGCCGTCGTCGCGGACCTCGACCGTGAGCACGTCGTCGTCGTCCTCGTCCGGTGGCGGCGGCAGATCGATCGCCACGTCGCCCGCGCGCGCCTGGTGCGCCCGCGCCTCGGTCCGCGCGTACCGCTCGAGCGCGTCGCCGTCGTCGCGGTCACCGCTCGCGCCGCCGCCCGCGAGCAGGCCGATCGCCAGCGCCAGCCCGGCGATCCCGAGCGCGACGTACCCCGGCCAGCGCGCCGCGATCACGGCGACGCGCCGATCGCCAGCGCCAGCCCGGCGATCCCGAGCGCGACGTACCCCGGCCAGCGCGCCGCGATCACGGCGGCGCGCCGATCGCCAGCGCCAGCCCGGCGATCCCGAGCGCGACGGAGCCCGGCCAGCGCGCCGCGATCACGAGCCGCCGGCCGTGCCGATCGCCAGCTTGGTCAGCCCCGCCGCCTTGGCCCGCTCCATGATGTTCACGACCCGGCCGTGGACCGCGCCCTTGTCGGCCTGGAGCACGACCTGCGTGTTCTTGTCGCGCGTGAACGCGGCCCGGAACAGGTTGTCGAGATCGGCGTCGCGCACGATCTTGCCGTCGACGGCGAGGTCGCCCTCGACCGGGATGACCAGCACCAGGCTGGCCTTGGTGACGTCGATCTCCTGGGCCGCGCCGGTCGGGAGGCTGACGTTCAAGCCCGAGCGCTTCTCGGCCTCGACCTTCTCGCTGACCTCCTGGGCCTTCTTCTTGTCGTTGTTGGCCTCGGCCTGGACCGCGAGCGCCGACACCATGAAGATGATCACCATCACCAGGAACACGTCGGTGAGCGGCGTGATGTTGATCTCGGCGAACAGGCCGGCGCCGTCGTCGTCCTCGGCCGCCGCGTCGTCAGGCAGCTTGACGGCCATCGTCCTTGCCCTTGGCGGTGGTGCGGGTCCGGGCCTCGCCGTCGCCGACCTCGGTCGACTCGGGCGGCGCGTCGGTGAGCAGCTCGAGGAACTCGTCGGTCAGGAGCTTCAGCTCGGTGCCGATGCGCCCGGCCCGCTGGTTGAAGTAGTTGAACAGGATGACCGCCTCGACCGCGACCAGGATGCCGGCGGCGGTGACGACGAGCGCCTGGGAGATGGGCTTGGACACCATCCCCATCGTGACGACCTCGTCCTTCTTGAAGCTGCCCATCGCCGCCATGATGCCGATGACGGTGCCGAACAGCCCGACGAACGGGGCGGTCGCGCCGATCGTGCCGAGCATCCACAGCCGGGTGCGCAGGTCACCGGCGACCCGCTGGCGCTCGCGGTGGACCGCCGGGGCGAGGTGCTCGAGCTTGCCGCGCCCGAGGCGCTCGTAGCCGACCAGGAACACGTCGGCCAGCGGCGACGGCGACCGCTCGCACGCGCTCCGGCCCTCGTTGACCGCGCCGCGCACCAGGCACCGGTTGACCGCGTCGGCCAGGGCCCGGGCCCGGGTCGTGAACTGCCACTGGGCGATCGCCCGCTCGATGGCGACCGCCATGGCGACCACCGAGAACGCCACGATGAGCCACATCGCGTAGCCGCCATGGCCCATGAGCTCCCAGACCGAACTATCCATCTCGCAGATCCTGCGTCGTGGTCATGGCAGATGCAAGCTTGGACGCGGGCGACCCGGGTCGGGTTGCCCGGCCCCGCGGCTCACATCGGCGAGAACGGGGCGCGGTAGCCGTTTCCGTCGAAGTCGATGAACACCGGGGCCGCGAACGCCGTCGCCGGCACGCCGCCGGTCGACAGGATCGCGTCGACCTCGGCCGGGGTGCCGCTGACCAGGACCGGCAGCGTCGTGTCGTCGATCAGGTCGCCCTGGAGCAGCGGGAACACCGCCTTGGCGCCCCGGGCCCGGAACACCAGCCACGCGTCGGTGCCCGTGGCGCCGGTCATGCGCGGGATGTCGCCGACGTCGATCGTCACGGTCACGGTCGCGCGCAGGAACCGGGCGTTGCCCGGCCCCGGCACGGTCACCGACTGCACCGTCATCGCCTGCGGCGCCAGCGCCGCTGCGGCGCACGGATCCGTGGCCGGCAGCCCGCCCAGCGCCCGGGTGGTCCAGCACGCCACCGGGGTCAGCGCGCTGGTCACGCCGTCGGGCACCGGCGAGATCGGCGCGGCGTTGGCGAACACCTCGAGCGTGTCGACGTCGGCCCAGGTCGGCGACGTGACCGTCACCGTCAGCGTGACGGCGCCGCCGACCGCGGCGACCTGGCGCCCGATCGCCGGCATGCCGCTCGACGTGATCGCCATCATCGGTCCGTTGGTCACGACGATGTCGCGGGCGGTCTGGCTGCCCTCGAGGGTCTGCATGACCTCGTCGATGGCGCTGCCGTCGACCAGGGCGGCGCCGCTGTCGTCGGGCACGCGCACCATGTTGCGGGGTGACCGAGAAGCCGTTCCAGATCTCGAGCGCGTTGAAGCCGTCGTTCCAGAGCGACTGGTCGGGCAGGCGCAGCCACGAGTTGGGGACGCTGGCGCCGTTGAAGTCACCGTCGACGGTGCGGGTCGTGTAGTCGTACTTGAGGTTGGCGCGGTCGAAGTACTGCTGGAACGTGCCGAGCGCGCCGGTGCCGCGCGGGTGGTTGACCTCGACCACGCGCGCGCCGCGGGCCCGGGCCGCGCTGAAGATCTCGCCCGGCGTCATCGCGAAGCCGGCGCCGCTGCCGCGGCCCCAGTCGATCGCGCCGCCGTTGGCGTTGGGCAGCGGCGTCATCGGGTAGGCGTTGAAGTGGCCGTAGGCGAACGGCGTGACCTCGATGCCGGGCACGACCCGCAGCAGGTCGTCGGCGGCGAGGTTCTCGACGTACGGCTGCAGATCGCTGACCACGTCGTGGTCGGTGACCGCGAACAGCTCGACCCCGGCCGACAGCGCCGAGCGGACCCGCTCGTCGGAGCCGACCGGCGAGTCGGGCGAGCCGACCTGGTGGACGTGGAACTCGGCGGCGAGGTAGCCGGCGGTGTCGATGACGTGCTGCAGGTGCAGCGTGACCGAGCCCGACGCGGTCCCCGCGAACGGCGCCGACGTCATGCTCCACTCGGTGCCGCGCGACGCGTAGACCTTGTAGGTGCCGCCGGCCGGCAGGTACACCGGCGGATCGGCCAGGGTCCCGGTCGACGTGCCCTGGACCGCGTGCACCGACCGGACCACGCCGGCCAGGCGATCGTAGGTGTCCCAGACCCGCTTGTCGGGGAACGCCGGGTGAGTGCCGATGACGAGGACGCGGCCGGGGATGGTATTGCCGGTGGCGTCGTCGACGATCTGGTAGTCGAGCCGGACCGGGGCCGGGATGGCGAGCGCGCGGCCCGCGCCGGCCGGGGCCACGTCCGAGCGCCCGACGTCCTTGACCTCGGCCCGCAAGAGCAGCGCGCCCGCGGCCGGGACCTTGCCGGCGAACGCGCCGGTGGCGTCGACGTCCAGGTAGCTCAGCACGATGTCGGTGTCCTCGATCGTGCCGTTGCCGTTGTCGTCGAGGAAGACCCCGACCCGGGCGCCGGGCGCGGGCGCGGCGTCGGAGTACGCGACGGTGCCCGAGACGTCGGTCAGGCTCTCGCCCTTGCCCGCGCGCCAGGCCTGGTCGACGTCCTCGGCGTCGGTGCCGAGCACCACGTCGACCCGCTGCAGCTTGCCGGCCTTGGGGGCGAGCACGAGCTGGTAGGTCGGGATGTCGAAGATGTCGAGCAGGTTCTCGGCGCCGAACAGCACGATCGAGACGCCGGCGATGATGAAGCCGGCGCTGCGGGTCGCGTCCTCGAACCGCGGCACGATGCCGTAGGCCGGGCCCGGGCCCTGGTAGACCACGTAGTCGATCGGCGCCGGCTCGGACAAGGACGCCAGCGCGCCGATGCCCGCCCGCTCGAAGCCGCGGCCGTTGGACCAGGCCTCGGTCTCGCCGCCGGTGTCGTTGAGCATGCCGAACGGCGCCGACACCTTGAGCGTGGTGCCGTTGAACACCGACCAGTACACCTCGAGCTCGGTCGCGCCCGGCTGCAGGATGTACGTGGTCGCGCAGTCGAGGTTGTCCTCGATGTCGGGGTTGATGTCGTCGTTGATCGGCAGGATGCCGATGCCGCGCATGTTGATGAAGTCGTTGTTGCCCGACGTGCCGATCGCGCGGACCACGGCGGCGCCGCCGGCCGAGCCGTCGGCGACGATCTCGAGCCGGGTGTGCTCGCAGGTGCGGCCGGCCTTGTAGATCATCGACAGCTCGCCGAAGTGATCGGGCAGCGGCTGGCCGTCGACGATCAGCGCCGCGTCGATGACGTTGCCGCCCTGGGGCACGACCCCGAGCACGCGCGCGGGCGCGCTGATGACGAAGCGCGCCCGGTCGTTGCGCAGGTAGAAGTCGCCGATCTGCCCCTGGGCCGCGGGCCCGGTGAGCAGCTCGCCGGCGGTGGCCGCCGTGATCTCGCCGGTCCACACGCCCTGGGCGCCGCCGGTGGGCGGCAGCGGCGGATAGAAGTCCTCGAGCGAGGGACCGCTCGATCCGTCGTCGCCGCAGGCGACCGCAAACACGAGGGCGCACAGCCCCCCGACGCGAAGCATGCTCATCGCGGCAGCGTACTCCAAGCCGTCTCGATCCCGTCACCGAACCGACACCGAGGTGGGACGGACGCGTGACCGCCGCCACGCCTTGCGGACCGCCGCAAAGGCTGCTCAAGTCGGCCCATGCCACGCATGGTCAAGTGCCAGAAACTAGGCGGCGAACACCCGGGCCTACCCTACAAGCCGTTCGCCGACGCGCTCGGCCAGCGCATCTTCGAGAGCATCTCGGCCGAGGCCTGGCAGCAGTGGGTCGAGTTCTCGAAGAAGCTCGTCAACGAGTAACGGCTCGATCTCACGCTCAAGAAGTCCCACGAGGTCCTCAAGGAGCAGTGCGAGCAGTTCCTGTTCGGCGAGGGCGGCGCGCTGCCGCCGGACTACGTGCCCGAAAAATCCTGACCCGCCGACGCGCCGTCAGGGCCTGAGCCGCCGGGGCCGCTCCGCGCCCAGACCACGCCCCGAGCCCCGACGACACCGACGCCGGCCCCCGCGGCGCGGTGGCGGTGTTCGACGCGATCCCGGCGCTGGCGGCCCGGGTGCCCTGGGTCCGCCTCGGCCAGTGGCCGACCCCGGTCGAGCGGATCGCCGGCCCCGGCGAGATCTGGGTCAAGCGCGAGGATCGGACCGCGGCCAGCTACGGCGGCAACAAGGTCCGCACGCTCGAGGCCGTGCTCGGGCGCGCCCGCGCGGCTGGCGCCACGCGCATCTGGGCGACCGGCGCCTACGGCTCGAACCACGTCGTCGCGACGCTGATCCACGCGCCCGCCGCGGGCCTGACCGGCGGCGCGCTGCTGTTCCCGCAGCCGCCGAGCGCGCCGGCCCTCGCCAACGCGCGCGCGATCATCGCCGCGGACCCGGCCTTCGCGCTGATCTCGTCGGTGGCGCTCTTGCCCCTGGCGATGCGACGGCTGCGGCGCCAGCCCGGCGCCTACGTGATGCCGCCCGGTGGCGCGACGCCCGAGGGCGCGCTCGGCGCGCTGTCGGCGGCGTTCGAGCTGGCGAGCCAGGCCCGGGCCGGCGCGCTGCCGTGGCCGCAGGTCCTGGTGGTGCCGGTCGGCAGCGGCTGCACCACCGCGGGCCTGCTGGCAGGTCTCCACCTCGCCCACCACCTCGGCCTGGCGCCGCCGCCGCCGAAGGTCCACGCGGTGCGCGTGACGCCGTGGCCGGTGACCAGCCGCTGGCGCCTCGCGCTCCTGGCCGCGCGCACGGTCGCGCTCGTCGACGACCTGCGCGGGCGCGCGAGCGGGATCGGCGCGGTGGCCCTGCGGCGCTCGCTGGTCGTCGACGGTCGGTTCCTCGGCGCCGGGTACGGCCACCTCACCGCCGCCGGCGAGGCCGCGGCGGCGCGCCTGGCGACCGCCGGGCTGCCGGCCGTCGACGGGGTCTACGCGGCCAAGGCCGCGGCCGCCCTGCTCGACCTCGCCGACCGAGGCCACGCCCCGCTGCTGTTCTGGCTGACCAAGTCGTCGACGCCCCTGCCCCAGCCCACCGGCGACCAGCTCGCGCGCGCGCCGGCGGTCCTGCGCCGCTGGCTCGGCGCCTCCGCTACTTCGAGTTGACCGAGTCCTCGAGCGGCGAGTCGGGCTCGGTCGCGACGTTCTTGGCCTTCGCCGGCTGCTTGGCGCGGCGGGCCTGATCGACGTAGGCCTTGCAGCTGCGCACCGCCCGGTCGTTGGCGACGGCCGACGCGTAGTAGTCCGGCGCCTTGCGCGCGATCTCGGCGCCGATCTGGCCGGCGTCGGTGCAGCGGCCCTGGTTCACCAGCTTGACCATGCGCGCGTGCTGATCGCGGGCCCAGGCGAGCATGGCGTCGTCGGTGGACCGCTTCGGCACCGCCGCCGTGGGCGCGTCTGCCGGCGGCTGGGCCAGGCCACCGCCGCCGCTGGCGATGGCCTGCTTGCCGACCGGGGCCGCGGCGCCGGTCGCGACCGACTCGTTCGCCGGCGCGCCGTCGCCGTCCTCGGCGTTGCGGAGCGCGACGTTCTCGCCGCGCGCGGCCTTGTCGACCTCGAGGAAGGCGTTGTCGGCGCCCTTGGTCGCGGCGCCGCGGGCCACGCCCGTCGAGCCGGTGCCGCCGGTGGGCTTGGCCGCGCGGGTCGCGTCCTTGGCCGACTCGCGCTCCTTCTTGAGCGCGCGGCCGTCGAGCTTGGCGGTGAGCCCCTCGACCTCCGCGCCCTGGGCCCGGCCCTCATCGGCGGCCGCCGCGGGACCGCGCTCGTCGAGCGTGACCGCGTAGCCGTCCGCGGCGCCCGGGGCCGCCTGCACCGGCGGCGGCGGCGCGATCGCCGGCGCGGCGCTCGAGACCGTCGGCGCCGGCGGCTGCACGACCTCGAGGGTCCCGCGCCGCATCATCAACGTGCCCGCGCCGATCACGATCAGCATCGCGGCGGCGGCCGACATCGCCGGGTGAGCGGCGATGGGCCGGAACAGGCCGGCCAGAAATCCGAACACGCCGCCCGCGGCGATGCGCGGCGCCGGTGCGCGGCGGGCCGCCTCCTGGATCAGCCGCGCCGAGATCGCGCTGGGCGGCTCGGCGGCGCCGAGGAACTCCCGGGCGCCGTGGTCGACCAGCAGCGCGCGGGTGCTGCGCAGCCCGTCGAGCGTGGCCCGGTCGGCCGGATGGCTCGCGAGGTGAGCGTCGAGCCGGGCGCGGTCGTCGCCGTCGAGCTCTCCGTAGAGAGCGCCGATCAGCAGCGCGTCGATGTCCAGGCGGTCGCCCATGGCTCTTGGTCCTTATACTACGTCGGGTGAGATTTGCCTCCGACGCGAGACCGGGCCACGAGCACACTACGTTAGCTGACGCGGACTTCGCCGCGCTTTGCGTGTGCCTCGTGACGGTTCGTCGTCGGTACGAGTACACACGCAGGAGCTGACACGGCGATCTATCGATTCGCTGTCCCCCGCCGCCGCCACTGCCCAACCACTTGAATTCGTATCACTTACCGATGGGGGCGCGCCGGGATAGGCGCGCGCTCCGCTCACGGGTTCGTCGGGGCGGCCGCCGGCGGCTCCGGCTGACACGACCACAGCACGTCGTCGATCACCCAGCCGTCGTTGCCGCACACCGCGGCCGAGGCGTTCGCCGCCTGGGACTGCGTGGTCGCCAGGGCGAACGCCGAGCCGTGCTGGTGCCGGTGCGCGCGCTTGGTCCCGGGCGCGCAGGTCACCGTCCAGCTGACCGAGCACGCCACCGCGACCTCGCAGGTGTTCGCGATCACGAGGTCGACTGACTCGTCGACCCGGTCGACCTGCTCGAAGCTGGTGCAGTCCGCGATCGACGCCCGCGGCGCGCGCGCCTTCTTCTTCTTCCTGTCGGCGAGGGCGGGCTGAGCGGCGAGGGCGAGCACGAGGGCGCACGCGGCGCCTCGCGCCCAGCGGTTGGGCTGCGACATGACATTTCCTCCGGGCCGAGGGCGAGCGGGCGCGACGGACCTCCGGCGCGCGCCGTCGCCGCGATCGCCGCGCCCTCGCCGTCACCGGCTCGAAGGGCGCCGCGTCATCGTCGGCACGTCTCCATGACACCAGCCCGCGCGGTCGGTTTCGTTTTTCTGCGGGCGGGTTACCGTCGCGCCATGACCAGCCCCGACCCGCTGTCGCTGTACCGCCCCGACGCCCTCGCCGGCCACGTCGCGATCGTCACCGGCGGCGCCACCGGCATCGGCCGGGCGATCGCCCGCGGGTTCGCGCGGCTCGGGGCCGACGTGTGCATCGCCAGCCGCAAGGCCGACGTGCTCGAGCGCGCGGCCGCCGAGCTGTCGACCGAGACCGGCCGCGCGGTCCTGGCCGTGCCCGCGGACGTCCGGAACCCGGACGACGCCGCGCGGGCCGTCGACGCGACCGTCGCGCGGTTCGGCAAGCTCGACACCGTCGTCAACAACGCCGCCGGCAACTTCCTGGCCCCGGCGGCGACGTTGTCATCCAACGGCTTCCGCACCGTCGTCGACATCGACCTGGTCGGCACGTTCCACATGTGCCGGGCCGCGTTCGCGGCGCTGACCGCCAGCGGCGCCGGCGCGATCATCAACATCACCGCGACGCTCCACTACCACGGCACCCCGCTGCAGCTGCACGCGTCGGCGGCCAAGGCCGGCGTCGACGCGCTGACCCGCAACCTCGCGGTCGAGTGGGGCGGCGCCGGCATCCGGGTCAACGGCATCGCGCCCGGGCCGATCGCCGACACCGAGGGCATGCGCCGGCTGGCGCCCGGCGACGCCGCGGCCCGGGCGCGGACCGGCATCCCCCTGGGCCGGTTCGGCACCACCGACGAGATCGCGGCCGCGGCGGTGTTCCTGCGCTCGGGCGCCGCCAGCTGGGTCACCGGGACCGTGCTGGTGGTCGACGGCGGCCACTGCGTGAACCAGCCGATGATGTTGATGACCAGCCCGCCGAGCGCGCCGACCGGGTGATCGAAGGCCGCTTACGGCGCCGAGGCGCGCCAAGGGCATGACCGGGCGCGAGC from Myxococcales bacterium includes:
- a CDS encoding DUF4388 domain-containing protein, giving the protein MSTGVVDGRRWFCARTRVRSPAPWLYSRPVSEVMTDTPKVIVVHGDPRAADGVRLGFEREGMPVVAGDVEAVLPDLEHAAVVIAGAAGAEAARDMLVRLVAAGATRGAPPVLYVGNGVSREQALSAGATAVMTGPAFVRDVVTIGRILAGRRPGNRSVMDGDLGDSFGVFYLVRALAAIGATGTLLMLRGLRRGEIRFFEGEVTSAQVGGLHGQGALHQLLLWTEARFELRNELVVRRQQIPMSSDELLVGAERFLIDLRAASGVLSPAAVYEHDGEVMKVYSKALPTEVHGVLRLFDGHRTVADALEDSPYRVFETLRIAERAAQVGILRRREAGRPRTPHRAMLALEEWLVGGAGVVATPILREGSEKVGGGKSKGKGGKKGKRPTEPRGHAIVEVDWAALVPRTIGMDTGALSPVVPSAILAGEISPRASRDESREKLETLTDAGERDRLFPGSGPTIDLSGFEAEEREDAAAAAAAAAVQAKAKAEEEAKAKAEAEAKAKAEEEAKAKAEEEAKAKAEAEEEAKKAKAEEEAKAKAEEEAKAEEEAKAKAKAKAEEEAKAKAKAEEDAKAKAEQEAKAKAEEEAKAKAEEDAKAKAKAEADAKAKAEAKAEADAKAKTEEDAKAKAKAEAEEDAKAKAKAEEAAKAKAAEDAEAKAKEVAKAKAEEDAKATAEVAVRAEEAAKVQAEAEAKTEAEAKAKATAETKAEAKARPEEDAVEGEASGAGASTSGELTRPRRERRASGEIPVKQADAAPRTTAGPSILIESVTQTASDASAVVAAAMAVTSTTPVAEAPRRDREVDKVRADAQATAGSIAATFSDDEEAFFRAGHEPTGASPESFADLDDGYQPQSFWDRMLGRKPKKARRPGGTPRKK
- a CDS encoding sigma 54-interacting transcriptional regulator, producing the protein MLTLEIISGTSPRPSYELAAAVVTLGRATTNTVMVTDYHLSGEHAQLVRDGAGYRFRDLRSTNGSAVERAGVRTTVDGKIGHELALAPGDLLLLGDPKSPVVIRVGFAETAAEEPSAGDDELADRLIASRSIIDLPAVRDQIEHDPGSALRIYKALQPLSGRLEHAAVLEAITEATFEILTRATHVTILLRSEADKDRFTLATQRARHEQRPSDPGIDPIRASRAILRRVLTDRAAILTADAQHEISSSESIMGGHIKSVIAVPLWRGDEITGLLEADHRQAAGMFDEGDLEAALLIGAQAALALDNAGLVSRLKLAEERARGENTYLKKREERQRFPNIIGDSPAMRAVFNQLDKVIDTRATVCIDGETGTGKELIASAIHYKSGRKDKMFVAQNCAALPENLLESELFGHKRGAFTSADADKKGLFEIADGGTLFLDEMGEMPLALQAKLLRVLQEGTIRAVGATSEKQVDVRILCATNRDLAAEVEKGRFRQDLYYRLMVFPIRLPPLRERKEDIPALARHFLARYAEEYRVELTGFTPEALDALTTYGWPGNIRELENEVQRVVIQAEPGVPIEATDLSPRLRKIEGTVAKAQPKKGTLREMMDQVERWLITEALRDHNGNKTRTAVTLGITREGLHKKLDKLGL
- a CDS encoding biopolymer transporter ExbD, with protein sequence MIAARWPGYVALGIAGLALAIGLLAGGGASGDRDDGDALERYARTEARAHQARAGDVAIDLPPPPDEDDDDVLTVEVRDDGAVVAGTWYADDELRDLARARARADDTAEAMVRSSSDLPYARVVEVLDLLRGAGLARVTMQADPDDPP
- a CDS encoding biopolymer transporter ExbD; translated protein: MAVKLPDDAAAEDDDGAGLFAEINITPLTDVFLVMVIIFMVSALAVQAEANNDKKKAQEVSEKVEAEKRSGLNVSLPTGAAQEIDVTKASLVLVIPVEGDLAVDGKIVRDADLDNLFRAAFTRDKNTQVVLQADKGAVHGRVVNIMERAKAAGLTKLAIGTAGGS
- a CDS encoding MotA/TolQ/ExbB proton channel family protein, with translation MDSSVWELMGHGGYAMWLIVAFSVVAMAVAIERAIAQWQFTTRARALADAVNRCLVRGAVNEGRSACERSPSPLADVFLVGYERLGRGKLEHLAPAVHRERQRVAGDLRTRLWMLGTIGATAPFVGLFGTVIGIMAAMGSFKKDEVVTMGMVSKPISQALVVTAAGILVAVEAVILFNYFNQRAGRIGTELKLLTDEFLELLTDAPPESTEVGDGEARTRTTAKGKDDGRQAA